CTCTTGTCCGAAACTACAGCCAAGGATGCCGCCAAAACGGACATAAGCCAGCGCCTGGGTCCGTCTTGACACGATTCTGACGGGCCTGGGGGCCTAGTCCGTCGGCTCGTGTTCCACAAGGTGGCCGTCGGCCAGTTCGACCACCCGGTCGGCGAGGCCGAGGAGTTGGGCGTCGTGGGTGGCCACGAGCGCGGTGACGCCCTCGCTGCGTACGACGGCGCGCAGCAGTTCCATCACCGCGAGGCCGGTCTCCGCGTCGAGCTGTCCGGTGGGCTCGTCGGCGATCAGCAGGGCCGGCCGGTTCGCGAGTGCGCGCGCGATGGCGACGCGCTGCTGCTGGCCGCCGGAGAGCTCGCCGGGCCGTTGCGCGGCGTGGTCGCCGAGGCCGACGAGGGTGAGCAGCAGCGCCACCCGATCCTCGCGCTCGCGCGGGTCTGCCCTGCGCAGCCGCAGGGGTACGCCGACGTTCTCGGCGGCCGTGAGGACGGGGAGCAGTCCGAAGGACTGGAAGATGAAGCCGATGCGGTCGCGGCGCAGGGCGAGCAGACCGCTCTCGCCGAGCGTGGCGAGGTCGGTGCCGTCGACGACGATCCGGCCCTCGTCCGGGGAGTCGAGGCCCCCGACGAGGTTGAGCAGGGTGGTCTTGCCCGAGCCCGAGCGGCCCTTGAGCGCGATCAGCTCCCCGCGCGGCACGGTGAGGGAAACCCCGCGCAGCGCGTGGACGGCCGCGGCGCCGGTGCCGTACGAACGGTGCAGGCCGGTCACCCGCACCATGGGCTCCGCCGTCCCGGCGGTGCCGACGGCCGCGGCGGTGCCGACGTTCTCGGTCATGAGTCTTCCCCCGTACGGTTCCGGTCCCCCGGGCGTCAGTATGTGCACGCCGCACACGGCCGGGCAACGGTCCTGGCCCCCGGACACCGGTGAACAGCGATGGGCCGCGCTCCCGTCAGGGGAGTACGGCCCACGGCACATGTCGGGGCGTCTCCGGGCGTCCCCGGAGAGGGTGACCCTCGGGTCAGCCCCTCGGGTCAGCGCACCTCGGTGATCTCGGGGCCCCGCTGAAGCTGCCCCATGCCACCGGCGAAGCGGGAACCTTCCTGTTCCTCGGCCTGCTGGACGCCCTCGGCCACCATCTGCGCGTCGTCCGGCAGCTTCAGGACGATCGGGTCACGGGGCGCCATCGGGCCCTCGCCACGGACGACGACGGTGTCCCGGAAGATCTGCTCCAGCAGCCCGGCGGCGTCGGGCTGCACCGCGCCCTGTCCGGAGATCACTCCGCGCAGGAACCAGCGCGGCCCGTCGACCCCGATGAAGCGCACGAGCTGTACGCCACCGGTGCCGTCAGGGAGCTGCACGGGCACCTGGGCCCGCAGCTCCCAGCCGAGCGGGCCCTCGACCTCGTCGATGATGCCGCCCTGCTGCGTGATGCCCGAGGCGATCTCCTCGCGCACCTCGCTCCAGATGCCCTCCTTCTTGGGAGCGGCGAAGGCCTGGAGCTGGACGGCGCTGTCGCGTACGACGACGGTCGCCGCGACGATCGCGTCGCCCGCCACCTCTACACGAAGCTCCATTCCGTCGACCCCGGGCACGAAGATGCCGCCCAGGTCGACCCGGCCCTCGTCGGGCTTGGAGACCTCGGAGATGTCCCACGGCCCGTCGGGCCTGGGGGCCGGGGGAAGATTCACCCGGCGGGGCTTCTCGGCCCCTGCCTCCGTGTCATCGGCGTCGATGTCGTCGACGACCTGCTCGGCCTCGCCCGCCGTGTCATCGGCGGTACCGCTCTTCTTGCGACGTCCGAACACGTCACTGTCCTTCCCGGTCGGATACGACCGATGCGTATCGATTCCCGCCCTGTGAACCGCCCACCGCGGCATGACCTCCGGTGGACCCGAAGCCCCCCTCGGCCCGTGCCGAGCCGGGAAGCTCCGCCACCTCGTGGAAGCGCACCTTCTCGACCTGCTGGACGACCAGTTGAGCAATCCGGTCGAACCGCTCGAACCGCACCGTCCCGCGCGGATCGAGATTGACCACGATCACCTTGATCTCCCCACGGTACCCGGCATCCACCGTCCCCGGGGCATTCACCAAGGCCACTCCGCAGCGGGCGGCCAGCCCGGATCGCGGGTGCACGAAGGCGGCGTACCCGTCGGGCAGCGCGAGGGAAACCCCGGTGGGCAGCACAGCGCGTTCGCCCGGAGCGAGATCGGCGGGCTCGGTGGTCACCAGATCGACGCCGGCGTCGCCCGGGTGCGCGTACGAGGGGAGCGGCACCTCCGGGTCGGTCCGGCGGATCAGCACGTCGACGGGGTTGCGGCTCATGGGTTCACCTCGAAGGCGCGGGCGCGCCTGACCTGGTCGGGATCGGCTATCGCCGCCCGGATCTCCTCCGGGCGGCCGTTGTCGATGAAGTGGTCGACCTTGACCTCGACGAAGAGGGCGTCGGCGCGCAGCGCGACGGGTCCCCCGGGGCCGCCGAGCCGGCCGGTGGCGGAGCAGAAGATCTTCCGGCCGCTGACGGCGGTGACCTCGGCCGCGAGGAAGAGCACCGTGCCGACGGGTACGGGGCGGACGAAGTCCGTCTCCAGCTTGCCGGTGACGGCGACCACGCGCAGCAGCCAGTGCAGTGCGCCGAGCGACTCGTCGAGCGCGGTGGCGAGCACCCCGCCGTGCGCGAGGCCGGGGGCGCCCTGGTGGGCGGGCCGTACGGTGAACTCGGCCGTGATCGTGACGCCCTCGCCGGCCCTGGCCCGCAGACGCAGACCGTGGGGCTGCTCGTCGCCGCAGCCGAAGCAGTGCGCGTAGTGCGAACCGAGGAGCTCCCCCGGGGCCGGGGCGTCCGGGTGCCGTACCGGCGCCGTCGCGCCGGCCGGAGGCGTCAGGGCCGGGGACCGGGCGGCGGAGCGGGGGCGGTTTCCCCCGGAGGGCACAGTACTCACAGCCGCAGACCTTACCCGCGCGGCTACCCGCCGGTCGCACCGTGCCAAGCTTGGCTCCATGGAGCATTCAGCCGCGCCTTACGACGAACGTCTCACCGCACCCGGTTCCTGGTGGGTGATCACCGCGCTCGTCGCTCTGTCGGGCGGTCTCATCGTGCTGCCGCTGGGCACGGTGCCGATGCTGGGGGCGGTGGTCGTGGCGGGGCTGCTGGCGGCTCTGGCGGTCAGTTCGTACGGCTCCGCGCGCGTGCGTGTGGTGGCCGGCTCGCTGGTCGTGGGCGATGCCCGGATCCCGGTGGCGGCCCTCGGCGAGGCGGAGGTGCTGGCCGGTGAGGAGGCGCGCGCCTGGCGCATGCACAAGGCCGATCCGCGCGCCTTCATGCTGCTGCGCAGCTACATCCCGACGGCGCTGCGGGTGGAGGTCACGGACCCGGCCGACCCGACACCGTACGTCTATGTGTCGACCCGGAGGCCGAGGGCGCTGGCGGCGGCGCTGGACGCCGTACGCAAGGGTGAGGGCGAATCGCGGGACACGGCCCACACGTCTTAGGAGAGACCTAGGGCCTGATCCAAACGACAGGACCTAGCGGCCGAGCTCCCTGGGGAGCTCGGGAGGCAGCACCTTGGGCTGCTCAAGAGGCGGCAGCGCGGGCAGGGCGTCCCAGGAGACCTGGCGGGCGCGCAGGTCCTTGCGGATGCGCTCGGCGACCTTCTGGGTGTCACGCCGGTTCATCATCGCGCCGACGGCCGCTCCGATCATGAACGGCACCAGGTTCGGCAGGCTGCGGATCGTGCGCTTCATGATCTGCTGGCGCAGTTCGCGCCGCATCCGGCCGGAGAGTGCCGAGTTGAGCGTCGCGGGTTTCGTTATGTCGACGCCGCGCTCCTCGGTCCACGCGGTCAGATACGCGGTGCTGCGCTGCTTGAGGTTGCCGGGCGGACGCAGGCCGTAGACCTCGTGCAGCTCGGCGATGAGTTTGAGTTCGATCGCGGCGACGGCCGTGATCTCCGCGGCCAGTTCGGCCGGCATCGCGGGCGGTACGGGCATCATCGCGGCCGCGCCGATCCCGGCGCCGACCGTGGAGCTGCTGTTCGCCGCGCCCGCGACGAGTTTGTCGGCGAGCTCTTCGGGCCCGAGGCCCGGGAACTGCCTGCGGAGCGTGGCCAGATCACGGACGGGAACGCGCGGGGCGTTGTCGATGATCCGGTCGGCGAGATGCGCGAGCCCGGCCCTGGCGCTCGCGCCGCCTTTCTGGATGCCCCGTCTTACCTTGCCCAGGCGGCGGACCCCGGTCACGGGCCCTTCGTGGTCGCCCCGGGCGGCTGCGAGCGAGGCCTGGAGGCCTCGCCCGTCGTCGCCGGATACGCCGGGCTGGGGCAGGAGAGCGGAGTGCTCGGCAGGGGGCCTGGTGCCTTCTGCCGGGCCCGAGCCGCTCCGGTACGCCTCCGGTGCGTCCGCGCGCCGGAAACGCCGTTTCCTGGACGGTGTGTCACCTGCCACGACCGACCGCTCCTCAGTCGCAGTCGCGGCAGATCGGCTGACCGTTCTTCTCCCGGGACAGCTGGCTGCGGTGGTGGACGAGGAAGCAGCTCATGCAGGTGAACTCGTCGGCCTGCCTGGGCAGTACACGAACCGACAGCTCCTCGTTGGAGAGGTCGGCCCCGGGCAGTTCCAGTCCCTCGGCCTGCTCGAACTCGTCCACGTCGACCGCGGACGTCGACTTGTCGTTCCGACGGGCCTTCAGTTCCTCAAGGCTGTCGGAATCGACGTCGTCATCGGTCTTGCGTGGGGTGTCGTAATCCGTTGCCATGTCGCTTCTCCCCCTCTGGGTTTCATCGGTGTCTCAGCGCACGTAACGCATGAGAGGCCGGACTTGTGCCCGACCTGAGGCGGAGATTTTGCCTCACATCAAGGTCTGTTACTCAATCGACACCCAACCGGACTCTTCCCGAGTGATCGGCGTTGGGTGCGAACCGGACCGTACACGGTCCGAATGTCGTACTTCACGGGCGCCACCCCGTGTACTTCCCGTGATCCCGACCCCTGGAAACCCGGATTTTCCCGGCTTTCCGTCAGGGGCTTGATCACAGAGAGTGCGAGGCTTGAATTCGCCCCTGTGATCGATCACACACGGCCCAACCGGGAACGCTTCCCGAAAATTCCGCGCAAAGCGAACTTCGCTCCGATCAGGAGCGAAAGTTCAGACCGGCAGAGTGACACGCATCACGAGCCCGCCTCCCTCGCGGGGCTCCGCGATGATACGGCCCCCGTGGGCCCGCGCGACCGAGCGGGCGATCGACAGGCCGAGACCCACGCCCTTGTCGCTGCCCGTCCGCTCCGTACGGAGGCGCCGGAACGGCTCGAAGATGTTGTCGATCTCGTACGCGGGAACGACCGGTCCCGTGTTCGACACCAGCAGCACCGCCTGACCGTGCTCCACCGTCGTCGTGACCTCCACCCAGCCCGCCTCCCTCACGTTGTAGCGAACGGCGTTCTGTACGAGGTTGAGCGCGATCCGCTCCAGCAGGACGCCGTTGCCCTGGACGACCGCCGGTGACCGCTCGCCGCGGATCTCGACGCCCTTCGCCTCGGCCTCGGCGCGCGTCTGGTCGACCGCGCGGGTGGCGACCTCGGCGAGATCGACGGGCTTGCGCTCGATGAGCTGGTTGTCGCTGCGGGCGAGCAGCAGCAGGCCCTCCACCAGCTGCTCGCTGCGTTCGTTGGTGGCCAGCAGCGTCCTGCCGAGCTGCTGGAGCTCCACGGGCGCCGCCGGGTCGGAGAGCTGGACCTCCAGCAGCGTGCGGTTGATCGCCAGGGGCGTACGCAGCTCGTGGGAGGCGTTCGCGACGAAGCGCTGCTGCGCGGTGAAGGCCCGCTCCAGGCGCTCCAGCATCTCGTCGAAGGTGTCGGCCAGCTCCTTCAGCTCATCGTCCGGGCCGTCGAGCTCGATCCTGCGGGCCAGGTCGCTGCCGACCACGCGGCGGGCGGTGCGGGTGATCCGGCCAAGAGGCGACAGGACCCGGCCGGCCATCGCGTAACCGAACGCGAAGGCGATGATGGAGAGCCCCGTCAGGGCGAACAGCGAGCGGGTGAGCAGGTCGTCGAGAGCCTGCTGGCGCTGCGCTGCCATGCACGCCTTGAGTGAGTTGTTCAGCTGGTCGTTGTCGACCGCCTGGTTGAGACTGGGGCAGGTGGGGCTCGTCAGCTGGACATTGACGCCGGTCACCTTCAGGGTCAGCTCGCTGCCCTCGTTGATGGCCTGCGCCGCCAGCAGATAGATGATCGAGAGCAGCAGGATCCCGGCGATCAGGAACATCCCGCCGTACAGCAGCGTCAGACGTATCCGGATCGTCGGACGGACCCAGGGCAGCTGGTCCTGCCGCCTCGGGTCCCAGGTCGGCTTCGGGGGCACCGTGGGCGGCGCCGGGGTGGTTGCCACGGGCATCAGATCCGGTAACCGGAGCCGGGCACGGTGACGATCACGGGCGGCTCGCCGAGCTTGCGGCGCAGCGTCATGACCGTGACGCGCACGACATTGGTGAACGGGTCGGTGTTCTCGTCCCAGGCCTTCTCCAGCAGCTGCTCGGCGGAGACCACGGCGCCCTCGCTGCGCATCAGCACTTCGAGGACGGCGAACTCCTTCGGCGCGAGCTGGATCTCCTTGCCGTCCCGGAAGACCTCGCGGCGGTTCGGGTCGAGCTTGATCCCCGACCGCTCCAGGACGGGCGGCAGCGGGACGGTCGTACGGCGGCCGAGCGCCCGTACGCGGGCCGTCAGCTCGGTGAAGGCGAAGGGCTTGGGAAGGTAGTCGTCGGCGCCCAGCTCAAGGCCCTCGACCCGGTCGCTGACGTCGCCGGACGCCGTGAGCATGAGCACCCGCGTGGGCATGCCCAGCTCGACGATCTTGCGGCAGACGTCGTCGCCGTGGATCAGGGGGAGGTCGCGGTCGAGCACGACGACGTCGTAGTCGTTGACACCGATCCGCTCCAGGGCCGCGGCGCCGTCGTACACGACGTCGACGGCCATGGCCTCCCGGCGCAGCCCGGTGGCCACCGCATCGGCGAGCAGCTGCTCGTCCTCGACGACGAGTACGCGCACGTCGCTGTCCTTCCTCAAGGGCCCACCGCCGGAGAACCGGGGAACCGGGCAGGTCGTAGCACTGGCTGTGCGGGCCCATCCTGCCCGCTACGTGCATAAACCGGCGGTAAGACAATGCCGACCGCCCGGCATACGGAAGGAATACGCAAGATTCTTGAATGTGGGGAGGTTTCTGGTGGAGTCGCCCTGGGGATGACGAGTGCACACCCGAGATCACGCCCTTCACGTGGCATGCCACTACCCGCTCTGTCCCCCAGAGGGAGTGGTGCGTGATCGACCGCCGTCGGCACTTCCAGGTGCCACTTGACCACGACGCCGGCACACCCCCGTGCCATCGACCCACGCCGAGGGGGCGCAATGGACGCATTCACCGCAGGTCTTCTGCAGCGCATAAGGGCCACCGAATCCGATCTCACACGGGCTCGTGAGACGGGCGACGACTTCCTCGCGGAGGTCGAGCAGGAAGAGCTTGAGGACCTGCACCGCCTCGCCGCGGAGCACGGCGTTCAGTTCGGCGCCGCGAACGTGTGACCCGTACGGGAAGGACCCCGGCGCCATGGGACGGTGCCGGGGTCCTTTCCTGTCCGGGGCCGGCGGGACGGTCTGCCGGGGCCGCGGCGGGCGGTCAGTCGTGCCAGGCGCCGTACTCCTCCAGCAGCGCCTGGAGCGGTTCGAAGACGCCGGGGACGGCCGCCACCGTGAGGTCGCCGTCGGCCGGGGCGCCGGGACGGCCGCCGGTGAGCGCGCCCGCCTCGCGTGCGACGAGGTCGCCGGCCGCGAGGTCCCAGGGGTGCAGCCCGCGCTCGTAGTAGCCGTCGAGCCGGCCGGCGGCGACGTCGCAGAGGTCGACGGCCGCGGAGCCGCCGCGCCGGATGTCGCGCAGCTGGGGGATCAGCCGGGTCGCGACGGCCGCCTGGTGGGTGCGGACGGCGGTGACGTAGTTGAAGCCCGTCGAGACCAGCGCCTGGTCGAGCGGCGGTGCCGGACGGCAGGCCACCGGACGGTCGTTGAGGAACGCGCCGCCGCCGAGCACGGCCCGGAAGGTCTCGCGGCGCATCGGGGCCTCGACGACGCCGACGAGGGTCTCGCCGTCGCGTTCGGCGGCGATGGAGACGGCCCAGGTCGGCAGTCCGTACAGGTAGTTGACCGTGCCGTCGAGGGGGTCGATCACCCAGCGGATGCCGCTGCTGCCGGGCGAACTCGCGCCCTCCTCACCGAGGAACCCGTCGTCGGGCCGCCTCTCGGCCAGGAAGCCGGTGATCAGCTTCTCGGCGGCGATGTCCATCTCGGTGACCACGTCGATCGGGCTGGACTTCGTCGCGGCCACGCCCAGGTCGGCGGGGCGGCCGTCGCGCAGGAGCGCCCCGGCCCGGCGAGCGGCCTCCAGGGCGAGGGAGAGCAGTTCTTGGCTGAGGGGGTCGGTCACGGGCAGGTCACTCCTCGGGAGGGCACCGGGCGATGCGACGGGCGTCGGGTGGGAGGGCGTCAGGCGTACGGGCTGTCGGCGCCCGCGGCGGCCGGGCGGGGCGTCCTCGCGGGACAGCAGCCGACCGGGCACACGTCGTGGCTCGGACCGAGCGCCCCGAGCGCGCACCGCTCCGCCGCGAGCCCCCGCTCGGTCGCCGCGCGCTCCAGGAGCAGATCGCGTACGGCGCCGACGAACCGCTCGTCGGCCCCCACCGTGGCCGAACGCCGGACGGGCAGGCCCAGTTCGGCCGCCTTGGCCGTGGCCTCGGTGTCGAGGTCGTACAGCACCTCCATGTGGTCCGAGACGAACCCGATGGGCACCATGACGACCGCCGTGGCCCCCTCGGCGTGCACGGCCTCCAGGTGGTCGCAGATGTCGGGCTCCAGCCACGGGATGTGCGGCGCCCCGCTGCGCGACTGGTAGACGAGCTGCCAGGGGTGCTCGACGCCGGTCTCCTCGCGCACCGTGTCGGCGATCAGCCGCGCCACGTCGAGATGCTGGGCGACGTACGCGCCGCCGTCGCCGTGGTCGTCGAGGGGGCCCGAGGTGTCGGCGGCGGCCACCGGGACGGAGTGGGTCGTGAAGGCGATACGCGCCCCCGCGCGGACGTCCTCGGGCAGGTCGGCGAGGGACGCGAGCACGCTCTCTGCCATGGGCCGTACGAAGCCGGGGTGGTTGAAGTAGTGCCGCAGCTTGTCGACGCGGGGCGGCTCCAGGCCCTCATCGACGAGCGTCGCGAGCGCGTCGGCGAGGTTCTCGCGGTACTGGCGGCAGCCGGAGTACGAGGCGTAGGCGCTGGTGGCGAGGACGGCGACACGGCGTCTGCCGTCCCTGGTCATCTCCCGCAGGGTGTCCGTCAGATAGGGCGCCCAGTTGCGGTTGCCCCAGTAGACGGGCAGGTCCAGACCGTGCTCGGCGAAGTCCTTGCGCAGAGCCTGGAGCAGGGCGCGGTTGTGTCCCTTGATCGGGCTGACGCCGCCGAACAGGAAGTAGTGCCGACCGACTTCTTTGAGCCGTTCCTTCGGGATGCCCCGGCCCCGCGTCACGTTCTCCAGGAACGGGACCACGTCGTCCGGACCCTCCGGGCCGCCGAAGGACAGCAGGAGAAGGGCGTCGTAGGGGGAAGTCGCACGCTGTTCGGGCATGCCTCGATCCTGCCATCCGCCACTGACGGCCCGTGAACCGCGGCACGCTCACGGGCCGCCGGACCGTAAGCTGTCTGCGCCTGTTCATTCCTTACCGCCAGTGCCCCGCGGCCGTACCGCCGTCACTCGCGACAGCGCCCACCGGAGCGACACGTGGCCAGGGCCTGTCTCTTGGATCAGGCCGGATCAGGGAGCGGGGTCTGGTGCCGTGGATCGCAAGGCGGAGGAGAGAGGCATGGCGGAGCCATGACGACTGACGACAACGCGGCGAGGCGCGGCACCAGGGACCGCGAGCCCGGCAAGATCCAAGAGACAGGCCCTAGTCCTTATCGCGCGATATTCGCCGCGCCCGGAACCCGGAGCTTCAGCGCCGCCGGTCTGGTCGGCCGGATGCCTCTGTCCATGATGGGCATCGGCATCGTGACGATGATCTCCCAGCTCACCGGGCGTTACGGGCTGGCGGGTGCGCTCGCGGCGACGCTGGCGATGTCCGCCGCCGGGATCGGTCCGCAGATCTCCCGGCTCGTGGACAGGCACGGCCAGCGGCGGGTGCTGCGTCCCGCCGCGCTGACCGCCGTGACGGCCGTCACCGGACTGCTCGTGTGCGCCCAGCGGTCGGCCCCGGAGTGGACGCTCTTCGTCTTCGCGGCGGGCGCGGGCTGTGTGCCGAGCGTGGGGTCGATGGTCCGGGCGCGGTGGGCGGAGCTCTACCGGGGGTCACCGCGCGAGCTGCACGCCGCGTACTCCTGGGAGTCGATCGTCGACGAGCTGTGCTTCATCTTCGGTCCGATCATCGCGATCGGTCTGTCCACGGCCTGGTTCCCCCAGGCGGGGCCGATGCTGGCCGCGCTCTTCCTGGTGGCCGGTGTCTTCTGGCTGACGGCGCAGCGGGCCACCGAGCCCGTGCCGCACCCGCGTGAGCACCACACCGGGGGCACCGCGCTGCGCTCCCCCGGTCTGCGGGTCCTGGTGGTGACGTTCGTGGCGACGGGCGCGATCTTCGGCGCCGTCGACGTGGTGACCGTCGCGTTCGCGGAGGAGCGGGGCGCCAAGACGGCGGCGAGCCTGGTGCTCGCGGTGTACGCGCTCGGTTCCTGCCTCGCCGGCGTCGTCTTCGGGCTGCTGGCTCCGCGCGGCAGCGCGTCCAAGAGGTGGCTGGTGGGAGTCTGTGCGATGGCCGTGAGTATGATCCCCCTCCAACTGGCCGGGAATCTGCCGATCCTGGCCGTGGCACTCTTCGTCGCCGGCCTCTCGGTCGCACCCACGATGGTGACGACCATGGCCCTCGTCGAAACGCACGTACCTCGTACCAAGCTCACCGAGGGCATGACCTGGGTCAGTACCGGTCTCGCCGTCGGGGTGGCGCTCGGTTCCTCCGCCGGGGGATGGGTCGTCGACGCCTCCGGGGCGCGGACGGGGTTCGCTGTGCCCGTCGTGGCGGGAGTGGCCGCGGCCCTGGTCGCGCTGATGGGCCACCGCCGGCTGCGGGAGCGGCCAACGGATCGGGAGGGGCACGGGGCTGATGACCAACACCGGTACGGGCGGGGCGACGACGAGGTTCCCGGCGCACACCTGGCGTAACTGGGCGGGGAACGTGAGCGCGCGTCCCTCCCGCGTGTTCTCCCCCGCCTCTGTGGAAGAGCTGGCCGACGCGGTCCGTACGGCCGCCGCGGACGGGCTCCGGGTCAAGGCGGTCGGCACGGGCCATTCGTTCTCCTCGGCGGCGGCCACCGACGGTCTGCAGGTACGGCCCGAACTGCTCACCGGCATACGTGAGATCGACCGGGGGGCCGGCACCGTCACCGTGGCGGCGGGCACCCCGCTGAGGCGGCTGAACGAGGCCCTGGCCAGGGAGGGCCTGTCGCTCACGAACATGGGCGACATCATGGATCAGACCGTCGCCGGCGCGACGTCCACGGGCACGCACGGCACCGGGCGCGACTCGGCCTCGATCGCCGCGCAGATCCGGGCCCTGGAACTCGTCACGGCCGACGGCTCGGTCCTCACCTGCTCCCCGGTGGAGAATTCGGAGATCTTCGCCGCCGCCCGGGTCGGACTGGGCGCGCTCGGGATCGTCACGGCGATCACCTTCGGCGTGGAGCCGGTCTTCCTGCTGACCGCGCGGGAGGAGCCGATGTCCTTCGACCGGGTGACGGCGGACTTCGACGGGCTCGTCGCCGAGAACGAGCACTTCGAGTTCTACTGGTTCCCGCACACCGGCAACTGCAACACCAAGCGCAACAACCGCAGCGCGGGCCCGGCGGCCCCGGCCGGCGCGGTCAGCGGCTGGATCGAGGACGAACTCCTCTCCAACGGGCTGTTCCAGGTGGCCTGTTCGGTCGGGCGCGCGGTGCCCGGGGTCATCCCCTCGATCGCCAGAATCTCCAGCCGCGCCCTCTCGGCCCGTACGTACACGGACATTCCTTACAAGGTCTTCACGACCCCGCGCCGGGTGCGCTTCGTGGAGATGGAGTACGCCCTGCCGCGCGAGGTGGCGGTGGACGCGCTGC
The nucleotide sequence above comes from Streptomyces sp. NBC_01716. Encoded proteins:
- a CDS encoding D-arabinono-1,4-lactone oxidase, which gives rise to MTNTGTGGATTRFPAHTWRNWAGNVSARPSRVFSPASVEELADAVRTAAADGLRVKAVGTGHSFSSAAATDGLQVRPELLTGIREIDRGAGTVTVAAGTPLRRLNEALAREGLSLTNMGDIMDQTVAGATSTGTHGTGRDSASIAAQIRALELVTADGSVLTCSPVENSEIFAAARVGLGALGIVTAITFGVEPVFLLTAREEPMSFDRVTADFDGLVAENEHFEFYWFPHTGNCNTKRNNRSAGPAAPAGAVSGWIEDELLSNGLFQVACSVGRAVPGVIPSIARISSRALSARTYTDIPYKVFTTPRRVRFVEMEYALPREVAVDALREVKAMIERSPLRVSFPVEVRTAPADDIPLSTASGRETAYIAVHLYRGTPYRSYFTAVERIMTAHGGRPHWGKVHTRDAAYLAGVYPRFEEFTAVRDRLDPERLFGNPYLRRVIGG